From the genome of Xiphophorus couchianus chromosome 6, X_couchianus-1.0, whole genome shotgun sequence, one region includes:
- the gpsm2 gene encoding G-protein-signaling modulator 2 isoform X1, producing the protein MDTGGSVVSMRTEEQPFHVRYRMEVSCLELALEGERLCKVGDYRAGVSFFEAAIQVGTEDLQVLSAIYSQLGNAYFHLHDFAKALEFHRHDLTLTRTIGDLLGEAKASGNLGNTLKVLGRFDEAVVCCQRHLDIARDINDKIGQARALYNFGNVYHAKGKSICWSGAEPGDFPEEVMTALKKAAEFYEANLTIVKELGDRAAQGRTYGNLGNTQYLLGNFGKAVASHEQRLLIAKEFGDRSAERRAYCNLGNAFIFLGEFEVAAEHYKRSLQLARQLKDRAVEAQACYSLGNTYTLLQDYERAIDYHLKHLIIAQDLNDRIGEGRACWSLGNAHTALGNHDQAMHFAEKHLEICKETGDRSGELTARMNVSDLQTVLGLSYSTNNSTLSENKEIDHNLHGAKPRMSRRHSMENLELVKLTPDKMNGQKWSSDILTKQSKPSLTKSSSKLFFVSRLRGKKYKIGGSTKVLQDTSNTLDTSQTSTQVPQKRLTPEMLGDEGFFDLLSRFQSNRMDDQRCSVQDRGSRLSLNSGPDSPPRTIRKSVSESVNVAGSSGRRLEESAAAGGSLPGLRLNQSSNQAVLNHLMANADNAEPDEDFFDMLVKCQGSRLDDQRCAPPPPPVRGPTVPDEDFFSLIMRSQAKRMDEQRVTLPSAARSSSD; encoded by the exons ATGGATACCGGCGGTTCAGTGGTTAGCATGCGAACTGAGGAGCAGCCCTTTCATGTCCGCTACAG GATGGAGGTATCCTGCCTGGAGCTGGCGTTGGAGGGTGAGCGGCTCTGTAAGGTGGGTGACTACAGAGCGGGCGTCTCCTTTTTCGAAGCTGCAATCCAGGTGGGCACAGAGGACCTGCAGGTGCTCAGTGCCATCTACAGCCAGCTGGGTAATGCCTACTTCCATCTGCATGACTTCGCCAAGGCTCTGGAGTTCCACCGACACGATCTCACCTTGACAAG AACCATTGGTGATCTGCTTGGAGAAGCTAAAGCCAGTGGAAACCTCGGCAACACATTGAAAGTGCTGGGTCGGTTTGACGAGGCTGTGGTTTGCTGTCAGAGGCATTTGGACATAGCGAGGGACATAAATGACAAG ATCGGGCAGGCGCGAGCGCTCTATAATTTTGGCAATGTGTACCACGCCAAAGGCAAAAGTATTTGTTGGAGTGGGGCTGAGCCTGGAGATTTCCCAGAAGAAGTCATGACGGCGTTGAAGAAAGCAGCTGAGTTCTACGA AGCAAACCTGACGATAGTGAAGGAGCTCGGGGATCGGGCTGCTCAGGGTCGAACTTATGGTAACCTTGGCAACACACAATACCTGCTGGGAAACTTTGGCAAAGCTGTGGCCTCTCATGAACAG CGTCTGCTGATAGCGAAGGAGTTTGGCGATCGATCAGCAGAACGACGGGCTTACTGTAACCTGGGAAACGCTTTCATCTTTCTGGGGGAATTTGAAGTGGCAGCTGAGCATTACAA GAGGTCGCTGCAGCTGGCGAGGCAGCTGAAGGACCGAGCCGTGGAGGCGCAGGCCTGCTACAGTCTGGGGAACACCTACACACTACTGCAGGACTATGAGAGAGCCATAGACTATCACCTGAAACACCTCATCATAGCTCAGGACCTCAACGACCG GATTGGCGAGGGTCGAGCATGCTGGAGTCTTGGAAATGCCCACACTGCACTAGGGAACCACGATCAAGCCATGCACTTCGCTGAGAAGCATCTTGAGATCTGCAAAGAG ACCGGAGACAGGAGTGGGGAGCTGACCGCTCGTATGAATGTCTCGGATCTCCAGACAGTTTTGGGTCTGAGCTACAGCACAAACAACTCCACGCTGTCGGAAAATAAGGAGATAGACCACAACCTTCATG GGGCAAAGCCCAGGATGAGCAGACGACACAGCATGGAGAACCTAGAGCTGGTGAAACTCACTCCGGACAAGATGAAT gGTCAGAAGTGGAGCAGTGACATCCTGACCAAGCAGTCCAAACCGTCCCTGACCAAGAGCTCCTCCAAGCTGTTCTTTGTCAGCCGCCTGCGGGGGAAGAAGTACAAGATTGGAGGCTCCACTAAGGTCCTCCAGGACACCAGCAACACACTGGACACAAGTCAGACATCCACACAGGTACCACAGAAA CGACTCACTCCTGAAATGCTTGGAGATGAAGGATTTTTTGACCTCCTGAGCCGTTTCCAGAGCAACCGCATGGATGACCAGCGCTGCTCAGTTCAGGACAGAGGCAGCAGGTTGTCGTTAAACAGCGGGCCGGATTCGCCCCCCAGAACCATCAGGAAAT ctgtTTCAGAGTCTGTGAACGTAGCAGGATCGTCTGGCAGACGGCTGGAGGAATCAGCGGCTGCCGGGGGAAGCCTGCCTGGTCTGAGACTAAATCAGAGCAGCAACCAGGCCGTGTTGAACCACCTGATGGCCAACGCTGACAACGCCGAGCCTGATGAGGATTTCTTTGATATGCTCGTCAAATGCCAg GGTTCCCGCTTGGACGACCAGCGCTGCGCCCCTCCCCCGCCTCCGGTCCGAGGACCGACCGTCCCCGACGAGGATTTCTTCAGCCTCATCATGCGCTCTCAGGCCAAACGAATGGATGAGCAACGCGTCACGTTGCCTTCCGCAGCCAGATCCAGCTCGGACTAA
- the gpsm2 gene encoding G-protein-signaling modulator 2 isoform X2, with amino-acid sequence MEVSCLELALEGERLCKVGDYRAGVSFFEAAIQVGTEDLQVLSAIYSQLGNAYFHLHDFAKALEFHRHDLTLTRTIGDLLGEAKASGNLGNTLKVLGRFDEAVVCCQRHLDIARDINDKIGQARALYNFGNVYHAKGKSICWSGAEPGDFPEEVMTALKKAAEFYEANLTIVKELGDRAAQGRTYGNLGNTQYLLGNFGKAVASHEQRLLIAKEFGDRSAERRAYCNLGNAFIFLGEFEVAAEHYKRSLQLARQLKDRAVEAQACYSLGNTYTLLQDYERAIDYHLKHLIIAQDLNDRIGEGRACWSLGNAHTALGNHDQAMHFAEKHLEICKETGDRSGELTARMNVSDLQTVLGLSYSTNNSTLSENKEIDHNLHGAKPRMSRRHSMENLELVKLTPDKMNGQKWSSDILTKQSKPSLTKSSSKLFFVSRLRGKKYKIGGSTKVLQDTSNTLDTSQTSTQVPQKRLTPEMLGDEGFFDLLSRFQSNRMDDQRCSVQDRGSRLSLNSGPDSPPRTIRKSVSESVNVAGSSGRRLEESAAAGGSLPGLRLNQSSNQAVLNHLMANADNAEPDEDFFDMLVKCQGSRLDDQRCAPPPPPVRGPTVPDEDFFSLIMRSQAKRMDEQRVTLPSAARSSSD; translated from the exons ATGGAGGTATCCTGCCTGGAGCTGGCGTTGGAGGGTGAGCGGCTCTGTAAGGTGGGTGACTACAGAGCGGGCGTCTCCTTTTTCGAAGCTGCAATCCAGGTGGGCACAGAGGACCTGCAGGTGCTCAGTGCCATCTACAGCCAGCTGGGTAATGCCTACTTCCATCTGCATGACTTCGCCAAGGCTCTGGAGTTCCACCGACACGATCTCACCTTGACAAG AACCATTGGTGATCTGCTTGGAGAAGCTAAAGCCAGTGGAAACCTCGGCAACACATTGAAAGTGCTGGGTCGGTTTGACGAGGCTGTGGTTTGCTGTCAGAGGCATTTGGACATAGCGAGGGACATAAATGACAAG ATCGGGCAGGCGCGAGCGCTCTATAATTTTGGCAATGTGTACCACGCCAAAGGCAAAAGTATTTGTTGGAGTGGGGCTGAGCCTGGAGATTTCCCAGAAGAAGTCATGACGGCGTTGAAGAAAGCAGCTGAGTTCTACGA AGCAAACCTGACGATAGTGAAGGAGCTCGGGGATCGGGCTGCTCAGGGTCGAACTTATGGTAACCTTGGCAACACACAATACCTGCTGGGAAACTTTGGCAAAGCTGTGGCCTCTCATGAACAG CGTCTGCTGATAGCGAAGGAGTTTGGCGATCGATCAGCAGAACGACGGGCTTACTGTAACCTGGGAAACGCTTTCATCTTTCTGGGGGAATTTGAAGTGGCAGCTGAGCATTACAA GAGGTCGCTGCAGCTGGCGAGGCAGCTGAAGGACCGAGCCGTGGAGGCGCAGGCCTGCTACAGTCTGGGGAACACCTACACACTACTGCAGGACTATGAGAGAGCCATAGACTATCACCTGAAACACCTCATCATAGCTCAGGACCTCAACGACCG GATTGGCGAGGGTCGAGCATGCTGGAGTCTTGGAAATGCCCACACTGCACTAGGGAACCACGATCAAGCCATGCACTTCGCTGAGAAGCATCTTGAGATCTGCAAAGAG ACCGGAGACAGGAGTGGGGAGCTGACCGCTCGTATGAATGTCTCGGATCTCCAGACAGTTTTGGGTCTGAGCTACAGCACAAACAACTCCACGCTGTCGGAAAATAAGGAGATAGACCACAACCTTCATG GGGCAAAGCCCAGGATGAGCAGACGACACAGCATGGAGAACCTAGAGCTGGTGAAACTCACTCCGGACAAGATGAAT gGTCAGAAGTGGAGCAGTGACATCCTGACCAAGCAGTCCAAACCGTCCCTGACCAAGAGCTCCTCCAAGCTGTTCTTTGTCAGCCGCCTGCGGGGGAAGAAGTACAAGATTGGAGGCTCCACTAAGGTCCTCCAGGACACCAGCAACACACTGGACACAAGTCAGACATCCACACAGGTACCACAGAAA CGACTCACTCCTGAAATGCTTGGAGATGAAGGATTTTTTGACCTCCTGAGCCGTTTCCAGAGCAACCGCATGGATGACCAGCGCTGCTCAGTTCAGGACAGAGGCAGCAGGTTGTCGTTAAACAGCGGGCCGGATTCGCCCCCCAGAACCATCAGGAAAT ctgtTTCAGAGTCTGTGAACGTAGCAGGATCGTCTGGCAGACGGCTGGAGGAATCAGCGGCTGCCGGGGGAAGCCTGCCTGGTCTGAGACTAAATCAGAGCAGCAACCAGGCCGTGTTGAACCACCTGATGGCCAACGCTGACAACGCCGAGCCTGATGAGGATTTCTTTGATATGCTCGTCAAATGCCAg GGTTCCCGCTTGGACGACCAGCGCTGCGCCCCTCCCCCGCCTCCGGTCCGAGGACCGACCGTCCCCGACGAGGATTTCTTCAGCCTCATCATGCGCTCTCAGGCCAAACGAATGGATGAGCAACGCGTCACGTTGCCTTCCGCAGCCAGATCCAGCTCGGACTAA
- the wdr47a gene encoding WD repeat-containing protein 47 — MTAEETINVKEVEIIKVILDFLHSKKLHISMLALEKESGVINGLYSDDMLFLRQLILDGQWDEVLQFIQPLECMDKFDRKRFRYIILKQKFLEALCVNNAMSAEDEPQHLEFTMQEAVKCLHALEEFCPSKDDYSKLCLLLTLPRLTNHAEFKDWNPSTARVHCFEEACNMVAEFIPADRKLSEAGFKASGDRLFQLLLKGVLYECCVEFCQSKATGEEITESEVLLGVDMLCGNGCDDLDLSLLSWMQNLSHSVFTCAFEQKQLNIHVDRLVKPAKTGYADLLTPLISKLSPYPSSPLRRPQSADTYMTRSLNPALDGLSYGLSGQDKRASGGEIAPGKGVSPMSHSFANFHYPGAGGQNLSRSLMMESSDCHSIFEESPETSRTDTPVDKMLSSGAAQNARPASAPGEDAPTAESADRNELRESTEKYEEFYRQRLRVQQHLEQKQQQRQMYQQMLLEGGVQQDPPPSDMQHSLTEKFLNRSIQKLEELNVGMENLGEEVKSLTQQCNGNGNTPASEDNNNPPSVTPEQNRSCGGGVVSSTPQRSVGGRVVSPPNESPVLSSGQKPKGHQSDSPGSLTRSKEGDKPNDLFVPVHTLEDTQAVRAVAFHPSGALYAVGSNSKTLRVCAYPDKLNSSVSSPTKQPVVRFKRNKHHKGSIYCVAWSHCGQLLATGSNDKYVKVLPFSAETCNATGPDLEFSMHDGTIRDLAFMEGPESGGAILISAGAGDCNIYTTDCQRGQGLHALSGHTGHILSLYTWGGWMIASGSQDKTVRFWDLRVPSCVRVVGTAFHGSGSPVASVAVDPSGRLLATGQEDSACMLYDIRGGRIVQVYRPHTSDVRSVRFSPGAHYLLTGSYDTKVMVTNLQGDLTKQLPQTVVGEHGDKVIQCRWHTQDLSFLSSSADRTVTLWTHSP; from the exons ATGACGGCTGAAGAAACCATAAATGTGAAGGAGGTGGAGATCATCAAGGTGATACTGGACTTCCTCCACTCCAAGAAGCTGCACATCAGCATGCTCGCTCTGGAAAAGGAGAGCGGCGTCATCAATGGACTCTACTCAGACGACATGTTGTTCCTCAG gCAGCTGATCCTTGATGGCCAGTGGGATGAGGTCCTACAGTTCATTCAGCCTCTTGAGTGCATGGACAAGTTTGACAGGAAAAG GTTTCGTTACATCATCCTGAAGCAGAAGTTTCTGGAGGCCCTGTGTGTGAATAATGCCATGTCTGCTGAAGACGAGCCACAGCAT CTGGAGTTCACCATGCAGGAAGCGGTGAAGTGCCTCCACGCTCTGGAAGAGTTCTGCCCATCCAAAGATGACTACAGCAAACTGTGTCTACTGCTGACGCTGCCTCGCCTCACAAACCACGCTGAGTTCAAG GACTGGAATCCCAGTACAGCCAGAGTGCACTGCTTTGAGGAAGCCTGCAACATGGTGGCCGAGTTTATTCCCGCAGACAGGAAGCTGAGTGAAGCCGGCTTTAAGGCCAGCGGGGATCGCCTCTTTCAGCTGCTTCTCAAAGGAGTCCTGTATGAATGCTGTGTGGAGTTCTGCCAG agcaAGGCAACAGGCGAGGAGATAACAGAGAGCGAGGTCCTTCTGGGTGTCGACATGCTGTGCGGTAACGGCTGCGACGATCTGGACCTGTCGCTGCTCTCCTGGATGCAGAACCTCTCCCACAGTGTTTTCACCTGCGCCTTTGAACAGAAGCAGCTCAACATCCATGTCGACCGCTTGGTCAAGCCAGCTAAGACCGGCTATGCCGACCTGCTCACCCCGCTCATCAGCAAACTCTCCCCGTACCCTTCCTCTCCGCTTCGGCGCCCTCAGTCCGCAGACACCTACATGACCCGGTCTTTGAACCCAGCTCTGGATGGGTTGTCCTACGGCTTGTCGGGCCAAGATAAGAGGGCGAGTGGCGGGGAGATTGCGCCAGGAAAAGGGGTCTCTCCCATGTCTCACTCCTTTGCAAACTTCCACTATCCAGGAGCAGGAGGACAGAACCTGAGCCGGAGTCTGATGATGGAAAGCTCCGACTGCCACAGCATCTTCGAGGAATCCCCTGAAAC ATCCAGAACCGACACACCCGTAGATAAGATGTTGAGCTCTGGTGCAGCTCAGAACGCGCGGCCCGCCTCGGCTCCAGGCGAGGACGCACCGACGGCTGAATCTGCTGACAGGAATGAG TTACGGGAGTCGACTGAGAAGTACGAGGAGTTTTACCGGCAGCGGCTGCGTGTGCAGCAGCACCtggagcagaagcagcagcagaggcagatGTACCAGCAGATGCTGCTGGAGGGAGGCGTGCAGCAGGACCCTCCGCCCAGCGACATGCAGCACAGCCTCACCGAGAAGTTCCTGAACAG GTCCATTCAGAAGCTGGAGGAGCTCAATGTGGGAATGGAGAACCTGGGAGAGGAGGTGAAATCTCTGACCCAGCAGTGCAACGGGAACGGGAACACGCCTGCCTCCGAGGACAACAACAACCCTCCATCTGTGACCCCGGAGCAGAACCGGAGCTGCGGGGGAGGGGTGGTGAGCAGCACCCCGCAGCGCAGCGTAGGGGGCCGGGTCGTCTCGCCTCCAAATGAGTCCCCTGTGCTCTCAAG tgGACAGAAACCGAAAGGTCACCAGAGCGACTCGCCTGGCTCTTTAACCCGGAGCAAAGAG gGTGATAAACCAAATGACCTGTTTGTACCAGTGCACACTTTAGAGGACACTCAGGCCGTCCGAGCCGTTGCCTTTCACCCGTCTGGCGCTCTCTACGCTGTGGGATCCAACTCCAAAACACTGCGAGTGTGCGCTTATCCAGACAAACTCAACTCAAG TGTTTCCAGTCCAACGAAGCAGCCGGTGGTTCGCTTcaagaggaacaaacaccacAAAGGCTCCATCTACTGCGTGGCCTGGAGTCACTGCGGACAGCTGCTGGCTACAGGCTCCAACGACAAATATGTCAAAGTGCTGCCGTTCAGCGCAGAGACGTGCAACGCCACAG GGCCGGACTTGGAGTTTAGCATGCATGACGGCACCATCAGAGACCTGGCCTTCATGGAGGGGCCGGAAAGTGGAGGAGCCATCCTGATCAGCGCTGGAGCCGGAGACTGCAACATCTACACTACCGACTGCCAGAGAGGGCAAGGGCTGCACGCGCTCAGTGGACACACAG GTCACATTTTGTCTCTGTACACCTGGGGAGGCTGGATGATTGCTTCGGGCTCCCAGGATAAGACAGTGCGCTTCTGGGACCTCAGGGTGCCCAGCTGTGTGAGAGTTGTGGGAACTGCTTTCCACGGCTCAg GCAGTCCTGTCGCCTCTGTAGCGGTAGATCCAAGCGGCCGTCTCCTAGCAACAGGACAAGAAGACAGCGCCTGCATGCTGTATGACATCAGAGGAGGACGGATCGTCCAGGTGTACCGGCCCCACACGAGCGATGTCCGATCGGTCAGATTTTCCCCCGGAGCGCACTACCTGCTCACCGGTTCCTATGACACAAAGGTCATGGTCACCAACCTTCAAG GTGACCTGACCAAACAGCTGCCCCAGACTGTGGTGGGAGAGCACGGCGACAAGGTGATTCAGTGTCGCTGGCACACGCAGGACCTGTCCTTCCTCTCATCGTCTGCTGACCGCACAGTCACTTTGTGGACACACAGCCCCTAA